The following proteins come from a genomic window of Tepidiforma thermophila:
- the lgt gene encoding prolipoprotein diacylglyceryl transferase, giving the protein MGAISTLFLAITIDINPVMAEFGPFTLTWHGLFTALGILAGVTLSVWLAKRDGIPVEVAQEIALVGVPCAIVGARLFYVVEHWDRFQNDLPSIVFGITEGGITLYGGLLGGVLGGLIYAIWHKWPIGIGLDAAAPGMILGQGIGRIGDLINGEHIAKRTDLPWGVKYLHPDSPQYQYNLLNQDPENPLRPLDTYAVHPVAGGYELIGDFIILGILLFVCYRYIKVPGWVFCSYVAMYGIMRFFLSYFRIDEQTFAGVPVPQLTAAVTLGIAVIAAGILYKKPGPITPEYALRVWGRLPDDIAPPKDGAAEAEPTRA; this is encoded by the coding sequence ATGGGCGCTATCTCCACCCTCTTCCTCGCCATCACCATCGATATCAACCCGGTCATGGCCGAATTCGGGCCCTTCACCCTCACCTGGCACGGGCTCTTCACCGCACTCGGCATCCTCGCCGGCGTCACCCTCTCCGTCTGGCTCGCGAAGCGCGACGGCATCCCCGTCGAAGTCGCCCAGGAGATCGCCCTCGTCGGCGTCCCCTGCGCCATCGTCGGCGCCCGCCTCTTCTACGTCGTGGAGCACTGGGACCGCTTCCAAAACGACCTCCCGAGCATCGTCTTCGGCATCACCGAAGGCGGCATCACCCTCTATGGCGGCCTCCTCGGCGGGGTCCTCGGCGGCCTCATCTACGCCATCTGGCACAAGTGGCCCATCGGTATCGGCCTCGATGCCGCAGCCCCCGGCATGATCCTCGGCCAGGGCATCGGCCGCATCGGCGACCTCATCAACGGCGAGCACATCGCAAAGCGCACCGACCTCCCCTGGGGCGTCAAGTACCTCCACCCCGATAGCCCCCAGTACCAGTACAACCTCCTTAACCAGGACCCGGAGAACCCCCTCCGCCCCCTCGACACCTACGCCGTCCACCCTGTCGCCGGCGGCTACGAACTGATCGGCGACTTCATCATCCTCGGCATCCTCCTCTTCGTCTGCTACCGCTACATCAAAGTCCCCGGCTGGGTCTTCTGCTCCTACGTCGCCATGTACGGCATCATGCGCTTCTTCCTCTCCTACTTCCGCATCGATGAGCAGACCTTCGCCGGCGTCCCCGTACCCCAGCTGACCGCGGCCGTTACCCTCGGCATCGCCGTCATCGCCGCCGGCATCCTCTACAAAAAGCCCGGCCCCATCACCCCCGAGTACGCCCTCCGCGTCTGGGGCCGCCTCCCCGACGACATCGCCCCGCCGAAGGACGGCGCCGCCGAAGCCGAACCGACCCGGGCCTGA
- a CDS encoding glutaredoxin family protein codes for MPRPLAVTLYRAKGCGLCDRAEALLARLARDLPIAVSAVDIAGDPALEARYFLEIPVIEAGGRIIARAPIAEAALRAELEALLAAP; via the coding sequence ATGCCCCGTCCCCTCGCGGTCACCCTCTACCGCGCAAAAGGCTGCGGCCTCTGCGACCGTGCCGAAGCCCTCCTCGCCCGCCTCGCCCGCGACCTCCCGATCGCCGTCAGCGCCGTCGACATCGCCGGCGACCCCGCCCTCGAAGCCCGCTACTTCCTCGAGATCCCCGTCATCGAAGCCGGCGGCCGCATCATCGCCCGGGCGCCCATCGCCGAGGCGGCCCTCCGCGCCGAGCTGGAGGCGCTCCTCGCCGCCCCCTGA